A segment of the Coffea arabica cultivar ET-39 chromosome 8c, Coffea Arabica ET-39 HiFi, whole genome shotgun sequence genome:
atacccatgaacaattaattcaggaaacgcacgaatagcaataaaatggaagaaataatgaaattcgattagatctcacagatattatggaccgcgcctttgcgtcaacctttgggtagaggaggaaattagccgctcctcatcgtgtcAATCTTGCGCGAATCAATTAATTTCATCCACGCAGACATCAAAGAATCTGGAACAGTGAAGtacgaagaaagaaaaaagaaagcgtCTTCCTTATCTCTGCGTTGGCAATCGTACTGAATCCCCAAATTCAATGCCAAAAGCCCCCACGAATTGTACAGATCCGATGACTCAAGTGAGAGAGTCAAAAACGTGAAAGCCAAAAAGCAAGAGAAGAGTCTCCAACGTCTGACGGCTagggaaaagaaaactaaagccTAAAATAGATGATGCATCTTGCTTTGTCCTTTTTCTCTTTATAGCCGCCGCAATTCCAAGGAGTCCAAAAGCCAAGAAACGTCCGGTGCAAATCAATCTGCAAAAGCCATTTCCCCCTTTGAGTTTTGATCCCATGTGCCTGGTCCACATGGACCACGGTCCGTCTTTCGGTTTCGTCCACCTTCCAAGGCGTGGCCACGCTCTGAAATGaaaagtcttctggaaatttttccccgcGATATCATTTTAATGCTAACCACCTACAATTCGCACAAATGTCAAATATGAGTGAAATCCCCTTTCTTAACACCATGAATggccaaaattaggacaagaTGACAATGCAAAACGTGCCAAATAACGGCTCTATCATCAGGAACCCAACTTTGATCCAAAATCTTAAGCCATTAGGTTTTAGccccttacttacatattaatgTTCTTTCTCCATCTCTCGGATCAATGTGAACCTTTTACTCATGAATCTAACAAATCTTCCCCTTCATAAGTAATCATCacattaaatccaaatttacaAGCTTTTTTTCGAGCCTACTTTAATAATAAATTCAAGCCCACCTTATCACCTAATATCACCTTGTCAGGACTTGAGGACTAAATTGCAATTAggcaataaataacaatttttGTTAGTCTGTTAGAAGGTTGTTAGCATTAATGAGGTCAGGAGGTTAGTTAGATTACAGAATGAAGTAGCAGTGATCGGTTAGCTCACTCTTATATAACGAGCTCAGATTGTAAAAGGAAAACAAGTTGATTGATAACAAATTGATTCTCCTTTCTTTCTCGTTTCCTTTATCTCTCTCTCATTCTATCTCCTTCCCCTTATTCCCTCCCTTGTCTTGTTTTTCTCCTTCAACTGCTCCCTTGTAGATTCTCAGAATTCTACTTGAATTCATGACACACCTCTTCTCCCAAATATGGATCCACTATTTTTTAACATCCAAACTGGATTTTTTGGATCTCTACCAATCCTTGGCTCCATCTCACACCAACCGAACCCCAGCCAAACCCATAGCGCACCTGGTCCAACACTAACTAAACTCTTTAGCATTTTGGTCCATCACTAAAAAGAGAatttttcaccaattcaacTCCGAAAAGGATTCACTTGCCCATAAATAGCCCAATCTCACAACTTAAAACTCTGATACCGATTTGATAAAGGGAAACACCTATCAAATGAGAGTATACCAAAGAGTCCAATATATAAGTCAGGAATCCAACTCTAAtccaaaatattaaattattagaTCTTGgacccttacttacatattaactgCTCTTTCTGCATTTATCGGACCAATGTGGGACATAACCCTTTACTCATGAATCTTAATACCTTTGAATCGAAAACAGCccctaatccaaaaattttaaaaccaaGAAGTTCTTGTTTCCCCACGACCTTGTAAATATCCCTCCAAGAGAGACAAAACAGCACAATCTGTCGGGGTATAGCATATGTTATCATGaaaattaactttttttttgttcgtGGTTAAATAAGGGAGGTGGATGTGTTGGAAAACTTTGGAGGGTGGATCTGTTGAGATTTGAGAAGCAAAGCAAGCAGGTGAAAGGATTAAGAAATTTAATGGTAATCTCAAACTGCCGTGATTTGTTGCAGGACTAATATTAAGGGGTGGTTTGAGGGAAGTTTCCTGACAATAAAGAATTATGATCAAGAAATGCTTTGTTGCCGGAGTAGGATTAAGATGGGGCTTGCCAAACTCTTTCAAATATGCATGAATATATGCGATTTAGAAGGGAAGAATATGCAAACTTGAGTTTGATTGATGGATTTGACTGACACCCCATATCCTAAGAGACATTTGCCATCAAAATAGAGGAGATAACAGAACCTTTCTCTAAAGAAATGAATGGCAAATCAAGtagaaaaagcaaagaaaagagaTAAATCAGAGCATAACATTTCGCAATATTAGATTAAGAGGAGGTGACAGAGACAGCCTAATTACAAACTACTAAATGTCACATAAGTACATCAATACATTTTCAATTTGCGTATACAACAAGGGAAATGGGCCGTTGCCTTTTTTCCAATCAATTGCATGCAGCCATCTAATCCCTTTTTCCTCGTTATACCATCAATAATTGAAACTCAGAAAGCAAGCCAGCAGTTTAAAAAACAATAATTACCTTCATCCACTAGAACTTTGCGAAAGATCCAAATACCGCTTCACCAATTGTTAGTGTCTAAATGCCTGCTCATTTTTCAAGCCCAACCGTCTTGTACGTTGGATCGGGCCGACTCACTGCTAGCTTGGGCTATTGTTCCCTGTATAAACATTAGTAATTCTAGCTTGggattcatttttcttttttctttattatatttttctgtagtaccaaaaaagaaaactttTTTCCGCTTGGTTTTGCTAAAATCAGTCAAATCTTGctcagaagacactttttcccTGTTTCTGACAGATTAAAGCCCTTGCATATTCAGGCATCAATAATGCATATCAGCCCCACTGCACGTGAATTTGCCATCCAAATTATTACCGATCCATTcgataaattaattaattagagagtaaaaaacaaaaaaaaagccaTTTGTGGTTAAGCAAATATACAGAAAAGTCTCCgtagtttcaaaacatacaatttGACATATCGTTATTGGAACTAAATTAAAAAGGCAACGGAAATCTTCAAAACTAACGTGTGTGTAAGCACACGGGCTTGTTTTGCAAATAGTTGTATATGAAAATagtttttttataattaatttttaattgaTATACCTATTCCACCCCTGACGGAAAAAATTTCATGTAGTTAACTCAAGGAGAAATAATCAAACAACAAGGTGTTGGATTGTACGTTTTGAAACCACGAGAAGATTTCTTGTATATTCGCTTAATCAcatgtggttttttttttcaccttaaATTAAACTCATTCATCTTTTTATACCATCGCaagaccaaaaaagaaaaaaaattagtagcTAGTTTTCTAGTCTAGGAAAGAATTTACACATTGGAGCACTTTGGATATGGTTTAATGCTAATTGATTCGCGCgagaccaaaaaagaaaaaaaaaattagtagctAGTTTTCTAGTCTAGGAAAGAATTTACACATTGGAGCACTTTGGATATGGTTTAATGCTAATTGATTCGCAACATTTGAGTATTTTGGAAAtgagaaataattttttttttccgtgtGTTTTGCAAGTGATTACAAGGGACTTCAAATCCGGATTTGTTTGTCAATACGAAGTGTTCAAATATAACATTGTGGTTAATGTTAATAGAATTTCATAATGGATCTTCTGTCCTattttttatgtcatttttcgtctcactttttattatattactatttttccttcataaacgtcatattttagttcttttttattttctaaagatccaataactattaattgggTAAAACAAATAcggcaatttaaaaaaaataaaattaaaaaatatagcagagaattcattaaaaattttcatttttatgcattttgatttttctgagtttgttaaattttatgtATTACTTAATTAGTAGTTAttggatttttagaaacaaaaaagaaataaaatattacgtttataaaggaaaaaatatcaatataataaaaagcgTAATAGAAAATGGCACAAGAAATGAAATAGAAGATCTGTTGAGACAGAATTCTATGAAAGTTTTAGTCGGAATATGCATCATAAAAGAACATATATCACCCTATTATGGTAGAGATAACAGAGTGTTCTAAGACCCAATAGATTTTGATATAGGACAATTTACATTCACATGTTCAACTCTTAAGAGTTCAAATATAAGTTTACTGCATGAGCTTTGAAAAAATTGCACCAAGTTACCAAAAGGTATAGGGTGAATATTCTTAATGCTAAAGTTTTGGATACCTCATGCAGAAAAGAATagcttttaagaaaaaaaaaaaaaaaaagaacaggtAGTTTTAACTTTTAGTGTGATCAGGATTTATATAAGTCAAACAATCCCTATACCAAACTTAGATTATTGGATAGTATTATACCAATGTATATGCAACCTCAAATATGAATTAAAAGACCAAGCAACAATTAAAACTGTGCTAAATTAACAGATAAcaatgagctgaaattttattttattttattttttatccagTGTTCCAATCTACATAAGGATCAATACAATTCTCcaccttttttattttgtggTTAACCCCAAGGATTATTGCGACTACCATATTACCCCAATATCATAGACTCATATTACATTTTCCtaacccacaaaaaaaaaaagaaaagaaaaactcataGTGCATAATACGTACCCTCTACACTAATACAGATATATCAAGACCCTTAAAACCCTACCCATCAAAAAGAGAGAAGTAAGTCAGGCAGGTCAATGGGTCCATTTTGACCAAATTTGACAGATGACCTTAAAGCCGTAAGATTACTACCCTTTAGGACCGTTGATCACCCGTCTTGAGTCAAATCCAACCGTCCATTTTCCTCCTGCAGAATCTTCAGAAGTTGGGCCGCTTTTCTCCTGCCCCTAGCACTACAATCACCTTGAAGAGCTAACATTACCGCACGCGCCACCTCCTCAGGAGGCGCCACCACCGCCCCATCAGTACAGCCACCAAAAATCACCGCCAGGACACTAATGGCATACTCTTTACCTCTCCCCTCCATCCTCCCCATCACCTCCACCATCATCGGCACTGCAAGAGCGTGAGACCTCAGCTCCGCCGCCCCTTCCGCCACCGTGCAGAGCAACTCCAATGCTGCCAACGACCTTTCTGCCACCGCACCCTCCAAATCCGCCATTGCGTCCACCACAACCCCAACTGCCCCGGCTTCGACTGCTGCATGTCTGTTACCTTCGACCAAACATAGCGCCAATAAAACTTTACTGGCCGACTTAGCCATGACCCTTTCTTTTAGGCAGCTCACCACCCATTTCATCACCGTAGCCGGGCATGCCACCGCATCTCCACCGTCCGCGACTGCGCGTGGGTTTGGAACGAGTGACTTTTCCAGCAAGTGTAGCGCGCCGAGCTTGTCTTCGTCGGATCCAGAGCTGAAACGAAGCTCCGCAacgtgaaaagtttcttccaacTTGGTAGCAGATAGTGGCGGCGGCGGCAGAGAATCAGGCGCTTTTCTTGGTGGGGTGGGCTCCGAAATCTTCGGCTTTTCTTGAGTTTGCTGATACGGGTGGATAAGATGGTGAGAGATGGGGGAGTTAGTCAGCGGGAACCTCCATTGGGTGAAGCTCTGGGAGGTGTTTGAGGAAGATGAGGATGATTCCGAATCGGGTTTGGTCGGTGCATGTGGTGGATGAGAGGAAGAAGGTGGAGGagggagaggaggaggaggtggtggtggtggtggtggtggtgatgtTGGTTTTGGCGGTGGCTGATCAGAGGTGGCTGGGAAAGGGAGTGCTGGAGGAGTTGTGGTGGTCGGACTGAGCACTGTTTGAGTACAGTTGCGAAAAAACCCGCAAGAAAAAAGTGGACGCGGCGCAGTTTTTAGCTTGGGGTGTTGAGATTTCATTGTGGCAATAATAATGCACGAAAACACTTCAACAGTAGTGCAATTTGTGCAGCAAAAGAGACTTCATAACATCATcataaaaaacaaataaataaacaagCTGATAATCCTAAAACTCAGATTTATGTTGCTTTTACTGTGTGTTTTGTGAGTGTGACAGTGCGTGAGCCGTGGGAGTGAATCTGCTTCTATGAGTTGTTGGTTTCAGAGAGTAGTTTAGTGCTTTGGGGTCGTGAGGAGGGTCATAGTTACCGACATTTTAGTGAAGTTTGGGAGATTTGAACTGTGAAAGTATGATTCTTTGGATCAATCCATTTCATCTTTGATCACTTGGTTGAAATGACAGCGTATCTAACTATCAACTTGGATGTGGGGACTGAGGACAGATTCATACCAGCCTTCCCTGTCTCCTTCTGAGGACGTACCTACATTATTGATCACACACATTTGAGGAATGTTATGGTATGAAAGAATTACTCTTGGGTTCCTCTATTTGCATATTCTTTCGACTTGGTTTGTCAAATCTATGAGAATCTAATTGCATTTTGCATGTACCTCAGTACCTCACTAACAAACTTGCAAAacatttttgggtcaaaatatTGGATTTAAGATCAATGCATGGTTGTCATTTCCTTCTTTCTACTCCAATTTTTGCCTTGAATCCTACTAAAAGTACTGCAACCATCACATTTTCTAAACCATGCATAGGATTTGTAATTTAGATCGTAAATT
Coding sequences within it:
- the LOC113707230 gene encoding U-box domain-containing protein 26-like is translated as MKSQHPKLKTAPRPLFSCGFFRNCTQTVLSPTTTTPPALPFPATSDQPPPKPTSPPPPPPPPPPPLPPPPSSSHPPHAPTKPDSESSSSSSNTSQSFTQWRFPLTNSPISHHLIHPYQQTQEKPKISEPTPPRKAPDSLPPPPLSATKLEETFHVAELRFSSGSDEDKLGALHLLEKSLVPNPRAVADGGDAVACPATVMKWVVSCLKERVMAKSASKVLLALCLVEGNRHAAVEAGAVGVVVDAMADLEGAVAERSLAALELLCTVAEGAAELRSHALAVPMMVEVMGRMEGRGKEYAISVLAVIFGGCTDGAVVAPPEEVARAVMLALQGDCSARGRRKAAQLLKILQEENGRLDLTQDG